In one window of Pyramidobacter porci DNA:
- a CDS encoding hydratase — MITLIDKSVTLFNGKVLVAEPEKLSDDELKARLAEEGEHYEGSLPVQSGEGTMARRIVAAHDSYRGDGLLHLKFDALTSHDITYVAALQTAVACGLEKFPVPYVLTNCHNSLCAVGGTINEDDHMFGLTAARKFGGIFVPRHLAVIHQYMRETTAKSGGMILGTDSHTRYGALGTLAVGEGGPEMVKQLLGRTYDFAWPGVIAVYLTGTPRPGVGPHDVALAVIGAVFASGFVKNKVMEFVGPGVSSLSAEFRLGIDVMTTETACWSSIWRTDEKIAEFFRVHGRPQDYAPLEPDAAARYDGALVVDLSAVEPMIAVPFHPSNAFTIADFNANAGDILRQAERDARELMDNPELDVDLTGKLRGGTFHVEQGVICGCAGGNFENLVAAAQILDGGSTGRGAFGLSVYPSSMPVGEALMNGGWMQKLISAGAVNYPAFCGPCFGAGETPCNQGFSVRHTTRNFPNREGSKPNAGQWSAVALMDARSIAATAANGGALTSAFEFADRLAEHEPYVFDAEIYAKRVYNGFGRPHPETELRYGPNIKPWPGIAPLPENQLLLVASVIDDPVTTTDELIPSGETSSLRSNPLKLAEFTLQRKDPNYVPAAKRAKALEEARAAAVKDGGGMPAELKKLLELAGIAAGRVGLGSLVCAVKPGDGSAREQAASSQKMLGGQANVAREYATKRYRSNLVNWGMAPWIVGDADRARFKTGAWLFIPGVRAFVDGDGTEIEAELLDGCTRLPVTLSLPGVTRGERDMLLAGCLMNAYRDEKNN, encoded by the coding sequence ATGATTACGTTGATCGATAAGTCCGTCACTCTCTTTAACGGAAAAGTTCTGGTTGCTGAGCCTGAAAAGCTCTCAGACGACGAACTGAAAGCGAGATTGGCTGAAGAAGGGGAGCATTATGAGGGATCTTTGCCCGTTCAGTCGGGCGAGGGCACCATGGCCCGCCGCATCGTCGCCGCGCACGATTCCTATCGTGGCGACGGGCTGCTGCACCTGAAGTTCGACGCGCTGACTTCGCACGACATCACCTATGTGGCGGCGCTGCAAACGGCCGTCGCCTGCGGGCTGGAGAAGTTCCCCGTGCCCTACGTGCTCACCAACTGCCACAACAGCCTCTGCGCCGTCGGCGGCACGATCAACGAGGACGATCACATGTTCGGCCTCACGGCGGCGCGGAAGTTCGGCGGCATTTTCGTGCCCCGTCATTTGGCCGTGATCCATCAGTATATGCGCGAAACGACGGCCAAAAGCGGCGGCATGATCCTCGGCACCGACAGCCACACCCGCTACGGCGCGCTGGGCACGCTGGCCGTCGGCGAAGGCGGCCCGGAAATGGTCAAGCAGCTTCTCGGCCGTACCTACGATTTCGCCTGGCCGGGCGTGATCGCCGTCTATCTGACCGGCACGCCCCGTCCCGGCGTCGGGCCTCACGATGTGGCGCTGGCCGTCATCGGCGCGGTGTTCGCAAGCGGCTTCGTCAAGAACAAGGTCATGGAGTTCGTCGGTCCCGGCGTCTCCAGCTTGAGTGCCGAGTTCCGCCTCGGGATCGACGTGATGACGACGGAAACGGCCTGCTGGAGTTCGATTTGGCGCACCGACGAAAAAATCGCCGAATTTTTCCGCGTCCACGGCCGCCCTCAGGACTACGCCCCGCTCGAGCCCGACGCGGCGGCCCGTTACGACGGCGCGCTCGTCGTCGACCTGAGCGCCGTCGAGCCGATGATCGCCGTTCCGTTCCATCCCAGCAACGCCTTTACCATCGCCGACTTCAATGCCAACGCCGGCGACATCCTGCGTCAGGCCGAGCGGGACGCGCGCGAACTGATGGACAACCCCGAGCTGGACGTCGACCTGACCGGCAAGCTGCGCGGCGGAACGTTCCACGTCGAACAGGGCGTGATCTGCGGCTGCGCCGGCGGCAACTTCGAGAACCTCGTCGCCGCGGCGCAGATCCTCGACGGCGGCAGCACCGGCCGCGGCGCTTTCGGCCTCAGCGTCTACCCGTCCAGCATGCCCGTCGGCGAGGCGCTGATGAACGGCGGCTGGATGCAGAAACTGATCAGCGCCGGAGCGGTCAACTATCCGGCCTTCTGCGGCCCCTGCTTCGGTGCCGGCGAGACGCCCTGCAACCAGGGCTTCAGCGTCAGACATACGACGCGCAACTTCCCCAACCGCGAAGGCTCCAAGCCCAACGCCGGCCAATGGTCGGCCGTGGCGCTCATGGACGCGCGCAGCATCGCCGCCACGGCGGCCAACGGCGGCGCGCTCACCAGCGCTTTCGAGTTCGCCGACCGCCTCGCGGAGCACGAGCCGTACGTCTTCGACGCCGAGATTTACGCCAAGCGCGTCTACAACGGCTTCGGCCGTCCGCATCCGGAAACGGAGCTCCGCTACGGCCCCAACATCAAGCCCTGGCCCGGGATCGCCCCGCTGCCGGAGAATCAGCTGCTGCTGGTCGCCTCGGTGATCGACGACCCCGTCACCACCACCGACGAGCTGATCCCCTCCGGCGAGACCTCGTCGCTGCGCAGCAACCCGCTCAAGCTGGCCGAGTTCACGCTGCAGCGCAAAGATCCAAATTACGTGCCCGCGGCCAAGCGGGCGAAAGCGCTCGAAGAAGCGCGCGCCGCGGCGGTGAAAGACGGCGGCGGGATGCCCGCGGAGCTGAAAAAACTGCTCGAGCTCGCCGGGATCGCCGCCGGACGCGTCGGCCTCGGCAGCCTCGTCTGCGCCGTCAAACCCGGCGACGGCTCGGCGCGCGAGCAGGCCGCCAGCAGCCAGAAAATGCTGGGCGGCCAGGCCAACGTGGCCCGCGAGTACGCCACCAAACGCTACCGCAGCAACCTCGTCAACTGGGGCATGGCCCCGTGGATCGTCGGCGACGCAGACCGCGCCAGGTTCAAAACCGGAGCCTGGCTCTTCATCCCCGGCGTGAGGGCGTTCGTGGACGGCGACGGCACGGAGATCGAAGCCGAACTGCTCGACGGCTGCACGCGCCTCCCCGTGACGCTGTCGCTGCCCGGCGTCACGCGCGGCGAACGGGACATGCTCCTCGCCGGCTGCCTGATGAACGCGTACCGCGACGAGAAAAATAATTGA
- a CDS encoding LysR family transcriptional regulator: protein MNEKDWTLLTALAAEKNLTRAAQRLYVTQPAVTRRIQQIEQELNCAIVVRGARGVELSAEGEALARYAAEELQRLQALREYIDNRGADVRGTIRLACANAYARACLPGILKEFSARCRGADVHVVTGHSAAQSRRLSAGEVHVAIVRGPFDWGEESLPLGADPYYYVVSAAPVELERLPELPQIRITTDAPLEAELHRWWMERYRRPPRVSTVVDRSDICVEMVRRGLGYSLLSGLDVQGCPDLFRERLLFASGKRELRRDTRAYCRAVSLQLRAVRAFWDFLRERSQRSED, encoded by the coding sequence ATGAACGAAAAGGATTGGACACTGCTGACGGCGCTGGCGGCGGAAAAAAATCTCACGCGCGCGGCGCAGAGGCTGTACGTCACCCAGCCGGCCGTGACGCGGCGCATCCAACAGATCGAGCAGGAGTTGAACTGCGCCATCGTCGTCCGCGGAGCGCGCGGTGTCGAGCTGAGCGCCGAAGGCGAAGCGCTGGCCCGTTACGCCGCCGAAGAACTGCAGCGTTTGCAGGCGCTGCGCGAATACATCGACAACCGCGGCGCCGACGTGCGCGGCACGATTCGCCTGGCCTGCGCCAACGCCTACGCGCGCGCCTGCCTGCCGGGGATTCTCAAAGAATTCTCCGCCCGCTGCCGCGGCGCGGACGTCCACGTCGTCACCGGACACAGCGCCGCTCAGTCGCGCCGCCTGAGCGCGGGTGAAGTCCACGTGGCCATCGTGCGCGGACCGTTCGATTGGGGGGAAGAAAGTTTGCCCCTCGGCGCCGATCCTTACTATTACGTCGTCAGCGCCGCGCCCGTCGAGCTGGAGCGTCTGCCCGAACTGCCGCAGATCCGTATCACCACCGACGCGCCTCTGGAAGCGGAACTGCACCGCTGGTGGATGGAGCGCTACCGCCGGCCGCCGCGCGTTTCCACCGTCGTCGACCGTTCCGACATCTGCGTGGAGATGGTGCGGCGCGGACTGGGCTACAGCCTGCTTTCCGGGCTCGACGTACAGGGCTGCCCGGATCTGTTCCGCGAGCGTCTTCTCTTCGCTTCCGGCAAGCGCGAACTGCGCCGCGACACGCGGGCTTACTGCCGCGCCGTCTCGCTGCAGCTTCGCGCCGTCAGAGCCTTCTGGGATTTTCTGCGCGAACGGAGCCAGCGGAGCGAAGATTGA
- a CDS encoding GNAT family N-acetyltransferase yields the protein MIRRATGHDIDAVQQIYMELFAWERRHEAYSKWVSGVYPNRTTIRRAIAKQEMYALWDEKGKGKKIYAALAISREQPEDYARVNWKFRAPPRSVLVVRALCVSPLRFREGLGTQMMHFVMETASRMRCRAVRFDVWSGNVPAVKLCEKLGFRCAGRKSVVRFGVGADERAYYEWAPAGGAGNGTGRASPESSQGHA from the coding sequence ATGATACGAAGAGCGACGGGACACGACATCGACGCGGTGCAGCAGATCTACATGGAACTGTTCGCCTGGGAGCGCCGTCACGAGGCGTACTCCAAATGGGTGTCGGGGGTCTACCCCAACCGCACGACGATCCGCCGCGCCATCGCCAAGCAGGAAATGTACGCGCTGTGGGACGAAAAGGGCAAGGGCAAAAAAATTTACGCGGCTCTGGCGATCAGCCGGGAGCAGCCCGAGGACTACGCCCGCGTGAACTGGAAGTTCCGCGCTCCGCCGCGGTCGGTCCTTGTCGTGCGGGCGCTGTGCGTTTCGCCGTTGCGCTTTCGCGAAGGGCTGGGCACGCAGATGATGCACTTCGTCATGGAGACGGCTTCCCGCATGCGCTGCCGCGCCGTGAGATTCGACGTGTGGTCGGGCAACGTGCCCGCCGTGAAGCTGTGCGAAAAGCTGGGCTTCCGCTGCGCCGGCAGGAAAAGCGTGGTGCGTTTCGGCGTCGGAGCCGACGAGCGGGCCTATTACGAATGGGCGCCCGCGGGCGGCGCAGGGAATGGGACCGGAAGGGCTTCTCCCGAGAGTTCGCAGGGGCACGCCTGA
- a CDS encoding YadA-like family protein — protein sequence MKVKLVQRRESPAGRKAAALLLALTLALGCNVGSAFGSVVTGDQLQIGGGSSIHFLAAGTIGMNAKADGPQSIAISLGAQALGDSAIAIGRNTKASADASVAIGLLAEASGFHSMALGDRTKAQATNAVAIGRETVASGERSTAMGYQSQASGTYSTAMGFSSQAKGENSLAAAGGVVEVGAANSFAVGAGAVAAQAHSIALGSGAVANTGAGKVGYLAPAGQANAPAWKATRAAVAVGNAAANVTRQITGVAAGTEDTDAVNVAQLKEFAATGSNALQSWTAQINGTAVKTVTKADSTLNFKAGGNVVLANDGGAVKISLSPTPHFTEVFVGAKTHIYDGWATFGAININGSAGTNTITGLSNTALDSGWGENARAGQAATEGQLKAVKNGLDATAAAVNSGLNFKADDGASVNKKLGQTLNIAGDGVNTETKVVTDSATGETKFVVGLRNELTFEVKDPNSGAVTGQLTINKDGKGTVNGLSNTAWDPENITPGQAATEDQVKAVDDKVAALGGVAMTGWDAQIDGVKVKTVSKTDSILNFKTGSNIVLANEGGAVKISVKDAPDFAGKVSANGFDAKNHKIENVAAGSISAGSSDAVNGEQIWNLASSTAAHLGGGSQAQADGSVSAPSYTFKTIGGGGDYHSVGDALDAVDREFGSIYGKFGDVSSQMGELRRDLKSAGALGSALSALKPMQYDPLEPSQLMAGFGAYKGEYALALGFAHYVKEDFMVHAGVSVTHHGESMANAGLTWKIGGKAAKDAVPERYRRGPLSSVYVMQKENAELQARVASQAQEMASQAQEIAELKAGMEEMKRLLRASKRK from the coding sequence ATGAAAGTGAAGCTTGTGCAACGGCGGGAGTCGCCCGCCGGACGGAAGGCGGCGGCGCTGCTCCTGGCGCTGACGTTGGCGCTGGGATGTAACGTAGGGAGCGCTTTCGGCAGCGTCGTTACCGGAGATCAGCTGCAAATCGGCGGGGGCTCGTCAATACACTTCCTCGCCGCCGGCACGATAGGGATGAACGCTAAGGCCGACGGCCCCCAGTCCATCGCGATAAGCCTCGGAGCTCAAGCCCTCGGTGACAGCGCCATTGCGATCGGAAGAAATACCAAAGCCTCCGCCGACGCTTCCGTGGCGATCGGACTCCTTGCGGAAGCCAGCGGCTTTCACTCAATGGCGCTGGGGGATCGCACCAAAGCCCAAGCTACAAACGCCGTTGCCATAGGGAGGGAGACCGTTGCCAGCGGCGAGCGTTCCACCGCGATGGGATACCAGAGCCAAGCCAGCGGCACATATTCCACCGCGATGGGATTTTCTTCGCAGGCGAAGGGCGAAAACTCCCTGGCGGCGGCGGGCGGCGTCGTTGAAGTCGGCGCGGCCAATTCCTTCGCCGTCGGCGCGGGCGCGGTCGCCGCACAGGCCCATTCCATCGCCCTCGGCAGCGGCGCGGTGGCCAATACCGGGGCCGGGAAGGTCGGATATTTGGCCCCCGCCGGGCAAGCAAACGCGCCGGCATGGAAAGCCACAAGAGCGGCCGTCGCCGTGGGCAACGCGGCCGCGAACGTCACCCGCCAGATCACCGGCGTCGCCGCCGGCACCGAAGACACCGACGCGGTGAACGTCGCGCAGCTGAAAGAATTCGCGGCCACGGGCAGCAACGCCCTGCAGAGCTGGACGGCCCAGATCAACGGAACCGCCGTGAAGACCGTCACCAAGGCCGACAGCACCCTCAACTTCAAAGCCGGCGGCAACGTCGTCCTCGCCAACGATGGCGGAGCCGTCAAGATCTCCCTCAGCCCAACCCCTCACTTCACCGAAGTGTTCGTCGGCGCCAAGACCCATATCTACGACGGCTGGGCAACTTTCGGCGCCATCAACATCAACGGCTCCGCCGGAACCAACACCATCACCGGCCTGAGCAACACCGCCCTCGACTCCGGCTGGGGCGAAAACGCGAGAGCCGGACAGGCCGCCACCGAAGGCCAGCTCAAAGCCGTGAAAAACGGACTCGACGCCACCGCCGCCGCGGTGAACAGCGGCCTGAACTTCAAAGCCGACGACGGCGCCAGCGTCAACAAAAAACTCGGCCAGACCCTCAACATCGCCGGCGACGGCGTCAACACCGAGACCAAAGTCGTCACCGACAGCGCCACCGGCGAGACGAAATTCGTCGTCGGCCTCAGGAACGAACTCACTTTCGAGGTCAAAGACCCCAACAGCGGCGCCGTCACCGGCCAGCTCACCATCAACAAAGACGGCAAAGGCACCGTCAACGGCCTGAGCAACACCGCATGGGACCCCGAGAACATCACCCCCGGACAGGCCGCCACCGAAGACCAGGTCAAAGCCGTGGACGACAAGGTCGCCGCGCTCGGCGGCGTCGCCATGACCGGCTGGGACGCCCAGATCGACGGCGTGAAAGTGAAAACCGTCAGCAAGACCGACAGCATCCTCAACTTCAAAACCGGCAGCAACATCGTCCTCGCCAACGAAGGCGGAGCCGTCAAGATCTCCGTCAAAGACGCCCCCGACTTCGCCGGCAAAGTCAGCGCCAACGGCTTCGACGCCAAGAACCACAAAATCGAGAACGTCGCCGCCGGCAGCATCAGCGCCGGCAGCAGCGACGCCGTCAACGGCGAGCAGATATGGAACCTCGCCAGCAGCACCGCGGCGCACCTCGGCGGCGGTTCCCAGGCCCAGGCCGACGGCAGCGTCTCCGCCCCTTCCTACACCTTCAAGACCATCGGCGGCGGCGGCGATTACCACAGCGTCGGCGACGCCCTCGACGCCGTTGACCGCGAGTTCGGCAGCATCTACGGCAAATTCGGCGACGTCTCCAGCCAGATGGGCGAACTGCGCCGCGACCTCAAGAGCGCCGGCGCCCTCGGCTCGGCCTTGAGCGCCCTGAAACCCATGCAGTACGACCCCCTCGAACCCAGCCAGCTGATGGCCGGATTCGGTGCCTACAAGGGCGAGTACGCGCTGGCGCTTGGCTTTGCGCACTACGTGAAGGAAGACTTCATGGTCCACGCCGGCGTGTCCGTCACCCACCACGGCGAGTCGATGGCCAACGCCGGACTGACGTGGAAGATCGGCGGCAAGGCGGCCAAAGACGCCGTTCCCGAGCGCTACCGCAGAGGCCCGCTCAGCAGCGTCTACGTGATGCAGAAGGAGAACGCCGAGCTGCAGGCGCGGGTGGCTTCGCAGGCGCAGGAGATGGCTTCGCAGGCGCAGGAGATCGCGGAGCTGAAAGCCGGCATGGAAGAGATGAAGCGTCTGCTGCGGGCGTCGAAGCGGAAGTAG
- a CDS encoding J domain-containing protein, which translates to MRLGLLGGIVGLLFVLWLIPTLVNGFFGLVWFLIKLPFRLLYLIVVDGLFGLLGLAWKLCSGFFALFGVVGTAVMWLLIAAAGVWGGVSLLSVCAGTSPSRRSGRVSSAPRTPAEKVSAGAPRFASRRWALGIFGLGSDASQNDIKRRYRELVAAEHADRPASDRAGERRLAQIDQAYEILTH; encoded by the coding sequence ATGCGTCTTGGACTTCTCGGCGGCATCGTCGGCCTGCTCTTCGTTCTCTGGCTGATTCCCACGCTCGTGAACGGATTTTTCGGCCTCGTCTGGTTCCTGATCAAGCTGCCGTTCCGCCTGCTTTATCTGATCGTCGTCGACGGGCTCTTCGGCCTGCTCGGACTCGCCTGGAAGCTCTGCAGCGGCTTTTTCGCCCTTTTCGGCGTCGTCGGCACCGCCGTCATGTGGCTGCTCATCGCCGCCGCCGGCGTTTGGGGCGGCGTCTCCCTGCTCAGCGTGTGCGCCGGCACTTCGCCGTCCCGCAGAAGCGGCCGCGTCTCCTCAGCGCCGCGCACGCCCGCAGAAAAAGTCTCCGCCGGGGCGCCGCGCTTCGCTTCTCGCCGGTGGGCGCTGGGGATTTTCGGCCTCGGCAGCGACGCTTCGCAAAACGACATCAAACGGCGCTATCGCGAGCTCGTCGCCGCGGAGCATGCCGACCGTCCCGCCTCCGACCGAGCCGGCGAACGGCGTCTGGCGCAGATCGACCAAGCTTACGAAATCCTCACCCACTGA
- a CDS encoding amidohydrolase family protein, whose product MLLLKNAKVVTVTGKTYEKGMVLIDGDRIKSVGASVRVPAGTKTLDLAGKWVTPGFIDAHTHISTFNEPATMPSVLDGNEKTDPVTAQVRAIDALNPFDTGIEAARRAGFTVCYTGPGSANVCGGIGVSFKTKKGATVYDIAIPGSEHMKFAMGENPKRVYGVEQHRAPMTRMGLASVMRKALYEALDYSEELKRGEKDPRRKPKRNFTLDELVPVVRGERKCRIHAHRADDIVTAVRIAEEFHLDYSIEHCTEGYKILDFLKEHHVDCVIGPLAMGPSKMEIWGRRLTTPAVFEAAGVNFCLTQDTSSGTKYLPVYVGMCIARGLSEKTAFEAVTIRPARLLGLADRMGSVEPGKDADLAVWSGNPFSNLTLCEKTIIDGEVYDNLENGLD is encoded by the coding sequence ATGTTGCTGCTGAAAAACGCAAAGGTCGTCACCGTCACGGGGAAAACGTACGAAAAAGGCATGGTCCTCATCGACGGGGACAGGATCAAGTCCGTCGGCGCAAGCGTGCGCGTGCCGGCAGGGACGAAGACGCTCGATCTGGCGGGCAAATGGGTCACGCCCGGATTCATCGACGCTCACACGCACATCTCCACGTTCAACGAACCGGCGACCATGCCGTCCGTCCTCGACGGCAACGAAAAGACCGATCCCGTCACCGCGCAGGTGCGCGCCATCGACGCGCTGAATCCGTTCGATACAGGCATCGAAGCCGCCCGCCGCGCCGGCTTCACCGTCTGCTACACCGGCCCCGGTTCGGCCAACGTCTGCGGCGGCATCGGCGTCAGCTTCAAAACGAAAAAAGGCGCCACCGTGTACGACATCGCCATTCCCGGCAGCGAACACATGAAGTTCGCCATGGGCGAAAATCCCAAGCGCGTCTACGGCGTGGAACAGCACCGCGCCCCGATGACCCGCATGGGACTGGCCTCGGTGATGCGCAAAGCGCTGTACGAAGCGCTCGATTACTCCGAAGAGCTGAAACGCGGCGAGAAGGATCCCCGCAGGAAGCCGAAGCGCAACTTCACGCTCGACGAACTGGTGCCGGTCGTCCGGGGCGAGCGCAAGTGCCGCATCCACGCGCACCGCGCCGACGACATCGTCACCGCCGTGCGCATCGCCGAGGAGTTCCATCTCGACTACTCCATCGAGCACTGCACCGAAGGCTACAAGATCCTCGACTTTCTGAAAGAGCACCATGTCGACTGCGTGATCGGCCCGCTGGCGATGGGGCCGTCGAAAATGGAGATCTGGGGCCGCCGCCTCACCACCCCCGCCGTGTTCGAGGCCGCCGGCGTCAACTTCTGCCTGACGCAGGACACATCCTCGGGGACGAAATACCTGCCCGTCTACGTGGGCATGTGCATCGCCCGAGGCTTGAGCGAAAAAACGGCCTTCGAGGCCGTGACCATCCGTCCGGCCCGTCTGCTCGGACTCGCCGACCGCATGGGCAGCGTCGAACCCGGCAAGGACGCCGACCTCGCCGTGTGGAGCGGCAACCCCTTCAGCAATCTGACGCTGTGCGAAAAGACCATCATCGACGGCGAAGTGTACGACAACCTCGAAAACGGTTTGGACTAA
- a CDS encoding amidohydrolase, which translates to MDPKQKIAAAVERLAPELIALSHEVHAHPELGMQERQAVAWQKTLLEKYGFVVENPCCGLDTAYRAVKGTLGKGPQIGFLSEYDALNGLGHACGHNMICAASCGAAIALAETLEGREGAVVLFGTPAEETSGGKIAMADAGAFDGLDCAMMFHPNPSENLVGAGSLAVTDVFVEFHGTSAHSSRPALGVNALTSTLHLFAAVNAQLHLWPNKSKINGIVTAGGTAPNIIPEFSACAFSMRAEKLNQLRPMYADLERLARAAAAMTGAELKIAHTPFCSERYPNRPLDEAFKANMEELGEPMSWPEPDRMSGSSDIGNVSVRTPSIHPYLSLHAPGVGGHTPELREAAVSRRADEVVLLAAKGLSMTGLDVFQSPDLRAAMKADFERNALPNRAC; encoded by the coding sequence ATGGATCCGAAGCAGAAAATTGCCGCTGCGGTGGAACGTCTTGCGCCCGAGCTGATCGCGCTGAGCCACGAGGTGCACGCTCATCCCGAGCTGGGCATGCAGGAGCGCCAGGCCGTGGCCTGGCAGAAGACGCTGCTGGAAAAATACGGCTTCGTCGTCGAAAATCCCTGCTGCGGGCTCGACACGGCGTACCGCGCCGTTAAGGGCACGTTGGGCAAAGGGCCGCAGATCGGCTTTCTGTCCGAATACGACGCGCTCAACGGCCTTGGCCACGCCTGCGGACACAACATGATCTGCGCGGCGTCCTGCGGCGCGGCCATCGCGCTGGCCGAAACGCTGGAAGGCCGGGAGGGCGCGGTCGTCCTCTTCGGCACGCCGGCCGAGGAGACGAGCGGCGGCAAGATCGCCATGGCCGATGCCGGGGCGTTCGACGGGCTCGACTGCGCCATGATGTTCCATCCCAATCCCAGCGAAAATCTCGTCGGCGCCGGCAGCTTGGCCGTCACCGACGTGTTCGTCGAGTTTCACGGCACGTCGGCCCATTCCTCGCGCCCCGCTCTCGGCGTCAACGCGCTGACTTCGACGCTGCACCTGTTTGCGGCCGTCAACGCTCAGCTCCACCTCTGGCCCAACAAGAGCAAAATCAACGGCATCGTCACCGCCGGCGGCACGGCCCCGAATATCATCCCCGAGTTCAGCGCCTGCGCGTTTTCCATGCGCGCCGAAAAGCTGAATCAGCTCAGGCCGATGTACGCCGATCTCGAGCGTCTGGCGCGGGCCGCTGCGGCCATGACCGGAGCGGAGCTGAAGATCGCCCATACGCCTTTCTGCTCCGAGCGCTATCCGAACCGGCCGCTGGACGAGGCCTTCAAGGCCAACATGGAAGAGCTGGGCGAGCCCATGTCATGGCCCGAGCCCGACCGCATGAGCGGCTCGTCGGACATCGGCAACGTGTCGGTGCGCACGCCGTCGATTCATCCCTATTTGTCGCTGCACGCGCCTGGCGTCGGCGGCCACACGCCCGAGCTGCGCGAAGCCGCCGTGTCTCGCCGCGCCGACGAGGTGGTGCTGCTGGCCGCCAAGGGGCTGTCCATGACCGGCCTCGACGTGTTCCAGTCGCCGGATCTGCGCGCCGCGATGAAGGCCGATTTCGAGCGGAACGCCCTGCCGAACAGGGCGTGCTGA
- a CDS encoding OmpH family outer membrane protein → MKRVMKMKRVMKSIVFFVTLAAAAGTAFATEIAVVDTEKLFSQSEPGKLGQAHLEEVQKVLQKGFDELLALYRARKTRPRRGTRSRKGERRWNVRWRWSERRRCSRS, encoded by the coding sequence GTGAAACGTGTGATGAAAATGAAGCGCGTGATGAAATCGATAGTTTTCTTCGTGACGCTCGCGGCTGCGGCCGGAACGGCATTCGCCACGGAGATCGCCGTGGTGGACACGGAGAAGCTCTTCAGTCAGTCCGAACCCGGCAAGCTGGGACAGGCTCATCTGGAAGAGGTGCAGAAGGTGCTCCAGAAGGGATTCGACGAGCTGCTGGCTCTGTACCGCGCACGGAAAACACGCCCGAGGCGCGGAACTCGATCGCGTAAGGGCGAGCGGCGCTGGAACGTCAGATGGAGGTGGAGCGAGCGGCGGCGCTGCAGTCGGAGTTGA
- a CDS encoding TVP38/TMEM64 family protein, whose translation MNKSEFFALLRRKAAGLAAVVVAACAIAAAMFAVYEAALWLLPKDVAGRWQSFVGQFFADPRSFRDLLLRKGASAPWFFVGVQVLQVLFAPIPGQAVALAGGFVFGFWKGWALTTLGLALGSLLAMLLARLLGERFVRRLVPDGVMKRFDSLLTKGGYTMFFMIFLLPALPDDAVCFIAGMTKLRLLPLSLVCLLGRAPGMAVLSLLGAELTSGPTVGVKVLFTALMVLSIPLWIFWEIIEEKIRALVIKPRRK comes from the coding sequence GTGAACAAAAGTGAGTTTTTCGCCCTGCTGCGGCGCAAGGCGGCGGGGCTGGCGGCGGTCGTCGTGGCCGCTTGCGCGATCGCGGCGGCGATGTTCGCCGTGTATGAGGCGGCGTTGTGGCTGCTGCCCAAGGATGTTGCCGGACGATGGCAGTCGTTCGTCGGGCAGTTTTTCGCCGACCCGCGGAGCTTTCGCGACCTGCTGCTGCGCAAGGGCGCGTCGGCGCCGTGGTTCTTTGTGGGCGTTCAGGTGCTGCAGGTGTTGTTCGCGCCGATTCCCGGGCAGGCAGTGGCGCTGGCCGGCGGTTTCGTGTTCGGCTTCTGGAAAGGCTGGGCGCTGACGACGCTGGGACTGGCGCTGGGCAGTCTGCTCGCCATGCTGCTGGCGCGTCTGCTGGGAGAGAGATTCGTGCGCCGCCTCGTGCCCGACGGCGTGATGAAGCGTTTCGACTCGCTGCTGACGAAAGGCGGCTACACGATGTTCTTCATGATCTTCCTGTTGCCGGCGCTGCCCGACGACGCGGTGTGCTTCATCGCCGGCATGACGAAACTGAGACTGCTGCCGCTGTCGCTGGTCTGCCTGCTGGGGCGCGCTCCCGGCATGGCGGTGCTGTCGCTCCTGGGGGCCGAGCTGACCTCGGGGCCGACGGTGGGCGTGAAGGTCCTGTTCACGGCGCTGATGGTCCTTTCGATCCCGCTGTGGATCTTCTGGGAGATCATCGAGGAAAAGATCCGCGCGCTGGTCATAAAGCCGCGCCGGAAATAA